The stretch of DNA AAATGCACAGGCAGGAACTTGACATGAAAGAAAAAGAACTGTCACGGCTCGCCAGAATCATAGACAAGGCTTTCAGGTGGTTTCCGATGTTCAGGGAAATGCTGCGCATGGAAAAGTTTTGTGCCATGCTGGGATTCTCTAAAGAAATGACTGAAAGTCTTATAGTCAAAAAAGAAGCCCTGAAATGTAGCGGTAAAATCTATTCCGAGCAACACAGGCGGAACTTTGATATAAAGGATGATATTTTAAGGGTGGAAAATGACCCTGACGATGAAAGCAGGCTGAACCTGACAATAAACAGGAAGCCGATTGCCGACTGGTTCAGGGAGCAATGGCACAGGCTTAGATATGGAGCAAGAGTGCCGCAACAGGAAGAAAGAAAAAGTAGAGGATTCAAATTATAATAGAAGCAATTTGATTAGTAATCTAAAAGCACTCCGATAACGATTAGAGTGCTTTTAGATTGTTTATCATTAATTATCAAAGCAAGTGCAGTTTAAGATTTTACTGAAGTTTGCATTAATAAAGAATATACTACAGCTGATATATGCGCAACATATTGTGACGCTTGTGATTCATTTCCCTTGAAATCCTTAACAAATACCGCTAAGGTATAACTGATATTATTAGGCAGACATATATAGGCAACATCATTGTGAGCTGCAAGAACACCATTTTCATTAACATAACCTGAACCTGTCTTATGCGCTATAACAACCCCTTCTTTATCAAGAAGTGGAGCTGCTATCCTATCTACACCTGTTTTGCATTCTTTTAACGTATTCTTAATGAAACTTTGTTTCTCATCATCGATAAGACCTTCAGTAAACAAACGATTCATCAACATTGCAGCACCAAGAGGAGATGTATAGTTAGAGTAAGCCTTGTTATGGTCAGCCGACATTTCCTCTTCCGTATAAGCTATCTGAAAACTTGAACGAGGAATGAGTGTGGCTATAAAACTATCTGTTTGAGCGACATTAACCATATCCTTAAACATAAGGTTGCTTGCATTGTTGTCACTCTGAGTAAGAGTATAACGCAGCAAATCTCTCACTGTCAATGATATGACTGGCCCTGAATAATCTTTCAGCATAGGACTCCAAGTCTTTGGGTCAAGTTTATCCCTATTTATATTTACTAAGGTATCAAGTGAAATTCCTTTATTGTCAAAGTCATTACAAAGAGCTAATGCCTGATGAACCTTAAACACACTCATCATAGGATAAACACTCTTATTATTGACCTTAACCGTATCTCTGTTATTAACAATAACCGCCACACCAATTTCGCCAGGACAAGCTGAGACAATTTGAGAAATGCTATCAGTCAAAACATTTGTTAAAGGAGGATTTGCGCTATCTTTTGTCGCTGATTTATGGAACAATGAAAATACCAAGATGAAAATGCAAACTAAAGCTATACTCAAAACTACGATTTGTTTTTTTCTGTTTTTTTCCATGTTTATATTATTTATATTTGTTTGACGAGAATATCTTTATTTGCCGACAAAGGTACATAATTTTACGGAAAAATATGTTTCTAAAATATATAAATCAGGGCAACCGCATCAAAATGTCAATAACCTGATAATCAATACTTGTCGATTTTGTATTAATAGGGATAAGTGGGGTGGATACAAGGATGAGAAGTTTCAACAATTTACAATATCCCCCCTTAAAAATGCATAATTTTGTATTTGTCTGAATAATAGCCTGTTGTCAAAAATCATGTTTCTTAAAAAATATTACCCGCAAGGGAAATTTGAATTATATGGGGCAAAAAATCAATTTTTATGGGGTAGTAGTTTCGATTTGGACCAATGGTTTTTTTAGGAAAATGGACAATAAGGGAGAGGAGGAGGTTGAAAACTACGTTTGTTTCCTAAGCTAACGTTATTTTGATGCGGTTGCCCTGTATATAAATAGACAGCTGTGGGGAAAATGTGGGGAAAAATTAGATAATTAAAAAGGCTAAATGACTGAAAATAATCACTTAGCCTTTTAATCCGTACCCAGACCCGTACTTCGTAATTGCTGCGCCCATCATTCAAGACTGTCAAATCGGGTCTTTCCTGTCAAGCCAATGATGCCTATGCGTATGCCAAACACATGGATTACGGATTTCTCGTTCCGTGAACAAACACTTTATCCGCAACTCTGCTATGTGGTGTATTGGCTTAACTCCATTTCTATGGGCAACACTTTTGTTGCAGATTTCAAGCAGCTTTTATCGAAATACCCATCAGTAAGAACTCGTTTATTAGGCTTTCCTCATAATTGGGAACAAGAGCCTTTGTGGAGATAAAATAATTGCCCTGTTTCTTAAAAAGCACTGGGGCAAACCAGCTCCGTCTTTAATTGTTTCCAATAAATGGATTGTTTCAAGCCCCTATAGAAAGAGAACAAAAATTCCTGTGTGAAAATTAATCTACGACAAGGAGCAAGCAAGGAGCAATATCAAACAAAAATCAATACCTTTGCAGTACATATGAGATAGACCAAAACAAAAGTGGAATATCGGAAACGAATAGCAAGGAAAAGAGAAGAAACGACCCAAGTTGATGTCCTTTTTGAGTTAATAATCAATAAAAGCGTTAAATCTTCACCTTTTAGAATGTGCAATTAAAAATAACAACCATATTTCTGACTTATTATCTATAAAATATTGAGTAATAATCGGTTGTAAATACAGCGATTGCACCAACCTACAAAAAGTAAATATCGGAAATAGTGTTAAGACTATAGGAGAATTCGCATTTAACAAATGTACCAATATAACACAGATTTCAAGTGAGGCAGTCGTACCTCCAACCTGTGAATCAGGTGTTTTTTTCTACATAAATACATCTAAATGTAAACTTATTGTTCCTAATAATAGTCTTGACGCATATAAACAAGCATACCAATGGGAAGACTTTCTCTTAATAGAGGGTAGTACTACTGGCATTACAAACACTGTTTATAATAAAGCAGGACTTGCCGATGTCTATACAATAGATGGTGCAAAACGGCTAAGTAAAGCAAGCACTGACGAAATTAATGCTTTGCCTAAGGGTGTTTATATTATCAATGGTAAAAAGATAATCATTAAATAACAGACACATCGGTTTTCCTAAGCCACACTATATATTTTTACCTGTTGTATGTTTATCTGACAAAAAAATAAGAATAGGAATAGAAACTTACAAGGAAAACTTCGATGGCTTATACAGAAAACCTTATTACTATACAGCAGCAAGTGAGCAATCATTTGCTGCTTTTTCATTTACTTTCTTACAAATATCAACGCAAAGAGTTATATTTGCAAAACGAAAAGGAGAGTAATATATGATTAAAATCAAAGAAAAAACAAGAGAAGAACTTATCGCTGATTTCAAGTGCGCCATTGAGCGGAAACGAGAATTTGAAGAGTAAGCCCCTAATGCCTACCATATTCGGATTAAATTTATCAGACATCATCTGTCAAGGACTTTGGACTTTCAGAAAGTAAGGCTCTATAACGAATCGTGTGGGTAATTCGTCATAGAGCATAAAATATTGTTGAAAGGTATAGCCTCCAACGAAACACAACTCCAAATTGACCTTCGTTTTAATACGCTTAACGCACATTAAATCCCTACCCTTCCATATACAGCGATGGTGTTAATCCTCCGCACATGTGGTGCATACCATCCGCACCACATGTGCTAAGCACCCGCACCACTCGTGCGGAATATCAATACACAACCCACACGATGCGTTATAGAACCTAATAAAACACAAGACAAAGCTGTCAGAGCAAAAACAAGAAAACATCACTGATATCAAACAACTTATAAACAAGAGGAAAACTATAAGAAAGAATAAAATCAAAACTACTGAGAGTTTCCTCCTTTTTTATATATATCTTTGCACAGAAGAAAAGATAAGAAAACAGGGAACAATATTTATCATTAATAAAACTTTCAAACATTAATCACATGAAACAAATCATATATCTATTCTTATCAGGAATTGTCCTATTGACAGCTTGTCAGAACACTCCTTCTAAGCAAACAGATAAAGATGTTCAAAACATCAATAGTGCAAAGCAAGAAACAAATATCGATAGCATCCAACAAAAGGCTAAGGTTGATAGCGTTAAGCAAATCCTTGCAAAAACGACTGATCCCTTGAAGCGCATCAAGCTTCATCAGCAAATAATTGACATCCAATTTAAGAGTGCATCGCCAGAGGAGCGTTGTCGAATCTTTGATGAGTTTAGTACGGAAGTGCAAAAAGAGTTGAATAAGGTCAATGACCGTGAGAGTCATTTCCTTGAGCACTATTACGAGTATAAAATAGACAGCATGGGCAATGAAATAGTGCCACACGATTCCATCAAAAAGAAGGAGCTATTCTATAAG from Prevotella scopos JCM 17725 encodes:
- a CDS encoding CfxA family broad-spectrum class A beta-lactamase; protein product: MEKNRKKQIVVLSIALVCIFILVFSLFHKSATKDSANPPLTNVLTDSISQIVSACPGEIGVAVIVNNRDTVKVNNKSVYPMMSVFKVHQALALCNDFDNKGISLDTLVNINRDKLDPKTWSPMLKDYSGPVISLTVRDLLRYTLTQSDNNASNLMFKDMVNVAQTDSFIATLIPRSSFQIAYTEEEMSADHNKAYSNYTSPLGAAMLMNRLFTEGLIDDEKQSFIKNTLKECKTGVDRIAAPLLDKEGVVIAHKTGSGYVNENGVLAAHNDVAYICLPNNISYTLAVFVKDFKGNESQASQYVAHISAVVYSLLMQTSVKS